The following proteins are co-located in the Verrucomicrobiota bacterium genome:
- a CDS encoding type IV pilus twitching motility protein PilT, which produces MGYELNDLLELTVSEGASDLHIHVGRPPSLRGSWGMNPVEGPDLSPEDTEQLAMAISSDEIQQRLKSVGQADFGFAYKNSCRFRVNVFRARGNVGMVLRQIPSDLFSLPDIGIPRQVVELLNRPRGLILVTGPTGSGKSTTLASMVDWINRHRDGHIVTIEDPIEYFHPHQNCILTQRELGHDVDNFADAIRAALRQDPDVILVGEMRDLETIQAAVTAAETGHLVFGTLHTTGAARTVDRIVDAFPASTKDQIRTQLASSIVAVISQVLCKKIGGGHVAGLEIMVNTTSIAQQIRENKTFRIDSDIQTGGRLGMISLDVHLQALVNQGLIEPLEALGKAQKPHSMREKLAENGFNV; this is translated from the coding sequence ATGGGTTACGAACTCAACGACCTGTTGGAGCTAACGGTATCTGAGGGTGCCTCGGATCTTCACATCCATGTGGGACGTCCTCCATCTCTCCGGGGGAGCTGGGGAATGAATCCAGTGGAAGGGCCTGATCTATCCCCTGAAGACACCGAACAATTGGCGATGGCAATCTCATCCGATGAAATCCAGCAGAGGTTGAAAAGCGTTGGGCAGGCTGACTTCGGATTTGCTTACAAAAACTCCTGCCGCTTTCGGGTAAACGTATTCCGAGCGCGCGGGAATGTCGGAATGGTTCTCAGACAGATCCCCTCGGACCTCTTTAGCCTTCCGGATATTGGTATTCCACGGCAGGTTGTGGAGTTGTTGAACCGGCCTCGAGGGTTGATCCTGGTTACTGGCCCGACGGGTTCAGGAAAATCGACAACTCTCGCCTCTATGGTGGATTGGATTAATCGTCATCGGGACGGTCACATTGTTACGATCGAGGATCCAATCGAGTATTTCCACCCTCACCAGAATTGCATCCTTACCCAGCGCGAGTTGGGCCATGACGTAGACAACTTTGCCGATGCGATTCGAGCGGCACTGCGGCAGGATCCAGATGTGATCCTGGTCGGTGAGATGAGGGATTTAGAGACAATTCAGGCAGCCGTCACTGCCGCTGAGACTGGGCACTTGGTCTTTGGAACCCTTCACACAACAGGCGCAGCCCGCACGGTGGATCGGATTGTGGACGCTTTTCCGGCTTCGACAAAGGACCAGATTCGCACCCAGCTGGCTTCATCGATAGTGGCCGTAATTTCTCAAGTGCTTTGCAAGAAAATTGGTGGTGGGCACGTCGCCGGACTGGAAATTATGGTGAATACCACCTCGATCGCGCAGCAGATCCGGGAGAATAAGACGTTTCGGATAGACTCGGACATCCAGACTGGAGGAAGGCTCGGGATGATCTCCCTTGATGTGCATTTGCAGGCTCTCGTGAACCAAGGTTTAATCGAACCCTTAGAAGCGCTGGGAAAGGCCCAGAAACCCCATAGTATGCGGGAGAAATTAGCAGAGAACGGATTTAATGTATAA
- a CDS encoding ATPase, T2SS/T4P/T4SS family, whose amino-acid sequence MTSADDYVLQLLAEREIITEEDIDAALGEVRANVEDQEGDTDENSLALQLLIDRGYTTGDQIAETLADSFNMELVDLDDTRIDEDTLKKLPGSLARRYNVFPLEIDDSEVKLAISDPLDVDVTDNIAQYLRKTVTPYIATVDAIEKAIASNYGEEDTSEMASFISNLDADEEDAQLSEVADGLNIEGLESGSAEDGPIIRYVQMLISEALKRRSSDIHLEPLEKQFRVRYRIDGVLHEVEGPPKRLQPAILSRIKLMANVSIAEKRIPQDGRISATAGGKDIDLRVSVLPTAFGESIVMRILDKEGLKLGLPELGFFSDDQAVFERIIAMPDGVFLVTGPTGSGKSTTLYSALNYINQPDRKIITVEDPVEYEMAGINQVQVRREVGMDFTSALRAMLRQAPNIIMVGEIRDKETAEIAINASLTGHMVFSTLHTNDAPSAITRLVDIGVKPFLVSAALRAAMAQRLVRKICLKCKAEYVPEKKELDAVGIRADEVQDGNFMKGEGCATCSGTGYRGRFGVFELFAVNDEIAQMIYEERTLVEMRKKARDLGMRSMREDGIRKIMAGMTTCEEVLKSTVAASE is encoded by the coding sequence GTGACTTCTGCAGACGACTACGTTCTTCAGCTCCTTGCTGAGAGAGAAATTATTACCGAAGAGGATATCGACGCCGCTTTGGGTGAGGTCCGCGCCAACGTGGAAGACCAGGAGGGTGACACTGACGAGAACTCTCTTGCTCTCCAGTTGTTGATCGATCGTGGATATACGACGGGAGATCAAATTGCGGAAACGCTGGCTGATTCCTTCAACATGGAATTGGTCGACTTGGACGATACCCGGATCGATGAAGACACTCTGAAGAAGCTCCCGGGTTCACTTGCACGGCGATACAACGTATTTCCACTGGAGATCGATGATTCCGAGGTGAAGCTCGCCATTAGCGATCCACTGGATGTCGACGTTACGGACAACATTGCTCAATATCTTCGCAAAACCGTTACGCCCTACATTGCCACCGTCGATGCGATTGAGAAGGCAATTGCAAGTAACTATGGTGAGGAAGACACGTCGGAAATGGCTTCCTTTATTTCCAATCTGGATGCAGATGAAGAGGACGCCCAGCTAAGCGAAGTAGCCGATGGTCTCAATATCGAGGGACTTGAGAGTGGAAGTGCGGAGGATGGGCCGATCATTCGTTACGTCCAGATGTTGATATCCGAGGCTCTTAAACGGCGGTCTTCTGATATTCATCTCGAGCCGCTCGAGAAACAGTTTCGAGTCCGCTACCGGATCGATGGAGTCCTCCATGAAGTGGAGGGGCCACCCAAACGTTTGCAGCCCGCGATTCTTTCTCGGATCAAGCTCATGGCGAACGTGAGCATTGCGGAGAAACGCATCCCTCAGGACGGCCGTATTTCCGCGACTGCTGGAGGCAAAGACATTGACTTGCGGGTATCCGTCTTGCCGACCGCTTTTGGCGAGAGCATCGTCATGCGGATTCTTGATAAGGAGGGCCTGAAGCTCGGACTTCCTGAACTCGGTTTCTTTTCGGACGATCAGGCAGTGTTCGAGCGTATCATCGCCATGCCGGATGGAGTTTTTCTGGTCACTGGACCGACAGGGTCTGGAAAATCGACGACTCTCTATTCAGCGCTGAATTACATCAACCAGCCGGATCGAAAGATCATCACTGTTGAAGACCCGGTCGAGTATGAGATGGCGGGAATCAATCAGGTCCAAGTGCGTAGGGAAGTTGGGATGGACTTTACCTCAGCGCTTCGTGCGATGCTCCGGCAGGCGCCAAACATCATTATGGTGGGCGAGATTCGGGATAAGGAAACTGCTGAGATCGCGATCAATGCATCACTCACGGGTCACATGGTGTTCAGCACGCTGCACACGAACGACGCACCCAGTGCAATTACACGTCTTGTAGACATTGGAGTAAAACCGTTCTTGGTTTCGGCAGCTCTCCGCGCGGCTATGGCGCAGCGCCTGGTCCGCAAAATCTGTCTGAAATGCAAGGCAGAATATGTCCCTGAGAAGAAGGAACTGGATGCGGTGGGAATCCGTGCTGACGAGGTGCAGGATGGTAACTTTATGAAGGGCGAGGGCTGTGCGACCTGCTCGGGGACTGGCTATCGGGGTCGGTTCGGAGTTTTCGAGCTGTTTGCGGTGAACGACGAGATTGCTCAAATGATCTACGAGGAGAGAACTTTGGTGGAGATGCGCAAGAAGGCCCGTGATCTTGGAATGCGGTCGATGCGCGAAGACGGGATCCGGAAAATCATGGCGGGAATGACGACCTGCGAAGAGGTTTTGAAGTCGACGGTTGCGGCAAGCGAGTAG